A segment of the Candidatus Margulisiibacteriota bacterium genome:
TCAGGAACCAGCCAAGATTAAGAGCGGCCAACACAATTTGCGCGACCAGCCCGGCGTACCAAACCCCGTTGACGCCGATCCCGATCCGCTCCGACAGAACGATCGCCAGCGGGATCTGGATCATCCAGAGAGAAAGAAAAGTATTGACCATGGTCACCATGGTATCTCCCGCGCCGGAGATCGAACGGTCAAGGATCAGCCCGAGAGCAATAAAAGGACAACCGATCCCAAGCGTTTCCATTAACACCGTACCGATCTTGACCACTTCAGGATTAGGGTCAAAAAAAGCGATCAGTTGCGCGCCGAAAAAAAAGAATAGCAGCCCCATAACAGCCATAAAAGCTCCATAGTAAGTTACCGCGGTCCAAACTGAAGAAACCGCCCTCTCCGGTTTTTTGGCCCCAAGGTTATGCCCAACCATAGTCGCCGAGGCCATCCCCAAAGCAAAGCCGGGCATCATCAAAAGCATGCTCAAGCGGATCCCGATCCCATAGGCAGCGACCGACATTGTGCCGAATCCCGCCACCACCCACATTAATACAACACCCATCAAACCGCGCAGGGTCATCTGGATCGAAGCAGGAAACCCGATCATTAATATCCGATTAATTATCGCCCCATCAACCCCATAACTCTTTAAATTAAGCTTGATGTGAGAACGGCCGCGGAGCATAACCTCAAAAGCGATCAGGCAACCGATCCCCCGGGAAATAATGGTCGCCAACGCCGCCCCCGGGACCCCGAGCATCGGAAAAGGCCCGAGCCCAAAGATCAACAACGGATCAAGGATCGCGTTAAGTAAAAGAGAAAAAGCCAGGATCAACATCGGGGTCATGGTGTCTCCCGCCCCCTGCAGGACAGCCATGATCAGGAACATAAAAAAGATCACAAACGAACCAGAAAAAGCAATGTGCATATAGCTGGTCCCCAGCGGCATTACTTCTGGAGATGCGCCTAAAAGCCGCAGCAGCGGAGCTGATACAATGTAGCCCAAAACCGCTAAAATAAATGAACCGACAAAAGCAATGAACAATGACTGCTTAACAACCTCTTCGGCCCGGCCATGCTCTTTCGCTCCGATCGCCCGGGCGACCATGGCGGTCGTCCCCACACCGATCCCCATCATCATGAACATCACGACCATGATTATTGAGCCGCTCATCGCCACCGCCGCCAGGGCGGTCGAGCCCAGCCGTCCGACCCAAAACATATTGACCAATTCAAAGGTCGTCTGCAACAGATT
Coding sequences within it:
- a CDS encoding MATE family efflux transporter; the protein is MIKRLYHKFKEKRDLTSGSIARNMFFLATPMIVSNLLQTTFELVNMFWVGRLGSTALAAVAMSGSIIMVVMFMMMGIGVGTTAMVARAIGAKEHGRAEEVVKQSLFIAFVGSFILAVLGYIVSAPLLRLLGASPEVMPLGTSYMHIAFSGSFVIFFMFLIMAVLQGAGDTMTPMLILAFSLLLNAILDPLLIFGLGPFPMLGVPGAALATIISRGIGCLIAFEVMLRGRSHIKLNLKSYGVDGAIINRILMIGFPASIQMTLRGLMGVVLMWVVAGFGTMSVAAYGIGIRLSMLLMMPGFALGMASATMVGHNLGAKKPERAVSSVWTAVTYYGAFMAVMGLLFFFFGAQLIAFFDPNPEVVKIGTVLMETLGIGCPFIALGLILDRSISGAGDTMVTMVNTFLSLWMIQIPLAIVLSERIGIGVNGVWYAGLVAQIVLAALNLGWFLTGRWKHKKA